In a genomic window of Halobiforma lacisalsi AJ5:
- a CDS encoding glycosyltransferase family 8 protein yields MTKNIVYATDENYWIPLYNSIYSLLENNRSINANIYIICNEKNEMFDENIDYLHDVHGGININYITINDDLFADYPEPRHLTKGIYYRILLGTLLPEDINKVLYIDCDTLIVSSIGDLMNKELEGAMIGAVPHLELISPFEGLSIDNLWYNTGVMLINLEKWRECEIEEKCLEYIEENHNMRLPLQKILNEIIHEEGFWKTFHPKYNMMQEWIEKYDESDHELDPKIVHFTGGNKPWYYRTVRPFKQDWWDYLSKTPYHDYQPKDYNWKIIIVHHIDKKLKQYPALRDMIKPIYQYF; encoded by the coding sequence ATGACCAAGAACATAGTATATGCAACTGATGAAAATTATTGGATCCCGTTATATAATTCAATATACTCTTTATTGGAAAATAATAGATCGATAAATGCTAACATATATATAATATGTAATGAGAAAAATGAAATGTTTGACGAGAATATTGATTATTTACACGATGTTCACGGCGGCATAAATATAAATTATATTACTATAAATGACGATCTGTTTGCTGATTATCCTGAACCAAGGCATTTGACTAAAGGTATTTACTACCGGATACTATTAGGTACACTACTGCCAGAGGATATAAATAAAGTTCTATACATTGATTGTGATACATTAATAGTTAGTTCAATTGGTGATCTGATGAATAAAGAATTGGAGGGAGCTATGATTGGAGCTGTGCCTCATTTAGAACTCATTTCCCCTTTTGAAGGATTATCGATTGATAATTTATGGTATAATACAGGAGTGATGTTAATCAACTTGGAAAAATGGAGGGAATGTGAGATCGAAGAAAAATGCCTTGAATATATTGAAGAAAACCATAACATGCGATTGCCGCTCCAAAAGATATTGAATGAGATCATTCATGAAGAAGGGTTTTGGAAAACATTTCACCCAAAATACAACATGATGCAAGAATGGATAGAGAAATATGATGAAAGTGACCACGAACTGGACCCGAAAATAGTTCATTTTACTGGAGGTAACAAGCCTTGGTATTACAGAACTGTTCGTCCATTCAAACAAGATTGGTGGGACTATTTAAGTAAAACCCCCTATCACGATTATCAACCTAAGGATTATAATTGGAAAATTATTATTGTACACCATATAGATAAAAAATTAAAACAATACCCGGCTCTGAGGGATATGATTAAACCCATTTATCAATA
- a CDS encoding O-antigen ligase family protein, translating into MRKDNSMEVSEHNSEKYLNETISYNIKLLFLGLVFFIPVLSVFRPEDLIILLFLAGIALPVQFSYSHLVVPRLALYLVPFIIFISICMVYQSVFLNIPVAPQSVTELLHPLRIIAIIVFIYYLTEEPRHRYHITLLIVLFTLLASLLSLIQSGLILYLGPEAVPFVRYYAGVHVDTLINQTRIFGTAVNPNRFAILLVPGIVISTSLLYHHYYNRNYNSWLVCLCIFTTMVGFFTLVFTQSRTGLIALIAALAISFALMFYSENEGIGKILFFVIFGIILFTLLLYFGFLPNRYNVLLQVRDLSTLGIRFEIWRDLFRNFESNTVTYFIGHGPNWLYFKEFGGTDGEWISIIFRYGISGAFVFTLFYAAIVRRSTLVLHGNGNGDSIDKLLASVSIGLVAAAILYGITDQIVYNQRIITLFVTIWATTVHASVRKDSKV; encoded by the coding sequence ATGAGAAAAGATAATTCAATGGAAGTTTCGGAACATAACTCAGAAAAATACTTAAATGAAACTATATCCTATAACATTAAATTATTATTTTTAGGGCTAGTATTTTTTATACCAGTCCTCTCAGTTTTCCGCCCTGAAGATCTAATTATACTACTATTTCTCGCGGGTATAGCCTTACCAGTACAGTTTTCATACTCCCATCTTGTCGTTCCACGATTAGCCCTGTATTTGGTCCCCTTTATAATATTTATTAGTATATGTATGGTATATCAATCAGTGTTCCTCAATATTCCAGTTGCACCCCAGTCAGTAACTGAATTATTACACCCGCTAAGAATAATTGCAATAATTGTTTTTATTTATTATTTGACAGAGGAACCTCGCCACCGTTACCATATAACATTATTAATTGTTTTATTCACGCTTTTGGCATCACTACTAAGTCTGATTCAATCCGGTCTTATTCTTTACCTAGGTCCAGAGGCAGTTCCTTTTGTAAGATATTACGCAGGAGTCCATGTGGATACCCTTATTAATCAAACACGTATTTTTGGAACAGCTGTAAATCCAAATAGGTTTGCGATTTTGCTAGTTCCTGGAATAGTAATTTCAACCTCACTCCTTTATCACCATTACTACAATAGGAATTATAACTCATGGCTCGTTTGTTTGTGTATATTTACAACAATGGTTGGTTTTTTCACATTAGTATTCACGCAGTCACGAACGGGATTAATTGCTCTTATTGCAGCCTTAGCTATATCATTTGCATTAATGTTCTATTCTGAAAATGAAGGGATTGGAAAGATACTATTTTTCGTAATCTTCGGAATTATCTTGTTTACCCTACTCCTATACTTCGGATTTCTCCCGAATAGATATAATGTATTGCTCCAAGTTCGTGATCTCTCTACACTAGGAATTCGCTTCGAAATTTGGAGGGATCTATTTAGAAATTTTGAAAGTAACACAGTAACCTATTTTATAGGTCATGGGCCAAATTGGTTATATTTCAAAGAGTTTGGAGGAACTGATGGTGAATGGATTTCAATTATATTTCGATATGGGATTAGTGGCGCTTTTGTTTTCACACTCTTTTATGCAGCGATTGTGCGAAGATCCACGTTAGTATTACACGGAAATGGTAATGGGGATTCTATAGATAAATTACTCGCGTCAGTTTCAATTGGGCTGGTAGCAGCTGCAATATTATATGGTATCACAGATCAGATAGTTTATAACCAGCGCATTATTACGCTATTTGTTACTATATGGGCAACTACTGTCCATGCCAGTGTTCGAAAAGATTCCAAAGTTTGA
- a CDS encoding glycosyltransferase, with the protein MEKKSNIKITIFIGNLAIGGAERVAINLSKGFSDLGYDVDMVLLNRQGKMVEDIPNRVNTVDLGVERARWSLQSLVRYIHSTKPDTIISIMTQANILSIIANKIAGDPAVTLVTEHTTLSKKNSLTAKRDRILAQITYKYADHIVGVSKGTTKDVCKWANLPQTEVKTIYNPVFEKEFIGKDYDQPAHPWFRNENVSTIMSAGRHVEQKDYTTLIKSFAKLPPEHNARLVLLGEGELTEKYKDLADQLGVSEHIWMPGFIKDPFDYMYHSDLFVLSSKIEGLSLVLIEALGTGTPVVSTDCPYGPSEVLDGGTYGTLVPVGDEIALANAISNSLKNSENYARLHERATEFTIERAVQKYEELLKECL; encoded by the coding sequence ATGGAAAAGAAATCAAACATAAAGATAACCATATTCATTGGAAACCTTGCTATTGGTGGTGCAGAGAGGGTTGCAATCAATTTATCTAAAGGGTTTTCCGATTTAGGTTACGATGTAGATATGGTTTTATTAAATAGGCAGGGGAAGATGGTAGAAGATATACCTAACAGAGTAAATACTGTAGACCTTGGTGTAGAAAGAGCTCGGTGGAGTTTACAATCTCTAGTTCGTTATATACACAGCACTAAGCCAGATACAATAATATCTATTATGACTCAAGCTAATATCCTATCAATCATAGCGAACAAAATAGCTGGTGATCCAGCTGTCACTTTGGTCACAGAGCATACAACGCTATCAAAGAAAAATTCATTAACAGCGAAGCGAGATCGGATTTTGGCACAGATAACTTATAAATATGCAGACCATATTGTTGGTGTCTCTAAGGGGACCACAAAAGATGTGTGTAAATGGGCGAACCTTCCGCAAACTGAAGTTAAGACGATTTATAATCCTGTTTTCGAAAAAGAGTTTATTGGGAAGGATTATGATCAGCCAGCACATCCTTGGTTTAGAAATGAGAATGTCTCCACTATAATGAGTGCAGGGAGGCATGTTGAACAAAAGGACTATACAACATTAATAAAATCATTTGCTAAACTGCCGCCAGAACATAATGCGCGATTAGTCTTATTAGGAGAAGGAGAACTTACAGAAAAGTATAAAGATCTAGCAGACCAGTTAGGGGTGTCTGAGCATATATGGATGCCTGGATTTATCAAGGACCCATTTGATTATATGTATCACTCTGATCTATTTGTATTATCTTCGAAAATAGAGGGATTATCTCTAGTGCTAATTGAAGCATTGGGGACAGGTACACCAGTAGTATCAACTGATTGTCCGTATGGCCCATCAGAAGTCCTGGACGGTGGGACTTATGGTACATTGGTTCCTGTTGGTGATGAAATAGCACTCGCAAATGCAATATCTAATTCTCTTAAGAATTCAGAGAACTACGCCAGACTTCACGAACGTGCTACTGAATTTACTATTGAACGCGCAGTTCAAAAGTATGAAGAATTACTAAAAGAATGTTTATGA
- a CDS encoding glycosyltransferase family 4 protein, whose amino-acid sequence MNIAVNGLPFNRGGGTTYLKNVLPRLAETDDQYYIFVSSNQSDIPEIDEGNIEYIEIKFPVNFILLRLLYEQLLFPLHLQKYNIDILYSPTDITTLISPCPTIIAFRNPNPYAVDRSRSLKLQLRHLVHRSLAKLSARRSSKVIFVSEYFQNLVQSSIDIDSEKCTLIYHGIDVDMFSEPIVPQDDKVKNIANKEPGYILCVSTIYPHKNYEALINGFAKLPTDLQKKHPLVIAGGTPKPSYFNSLMDLVQEHGIGDDIVFLGRIDYQAIPYLFSHATVSVLPSKLETFGHPLVESMAAETPVIASRTSAIPEIVDDAALLFDPDDPTDLMKSLEKILTSEELQEQLAKDGKHRARDFSWEKTVKDTHKLFQSVV is encoded by the coding sequence ATGAATATAGCAGTCAACGGACTACCATTCAATAGGGGGGGAGGTACAACCTATTTAAAAAATGTACTTCCTCGACTGGCAGAGACAGATGACCAATATTACATTTTTGTTTCTAGTAACCAGTCAGATATCCCTGAAATAGATGAAGGTAATATAGAATATATAGAAATAAAATTTCCAGTGAATTTTATTCTACTACGCCTACTATATGAGCAGTTGCTTTTTCCCTTACATTTACAAAAATATAATATTGATATTTTATATTCACCCACAGATATTACAACACTGATATCACCATGTCCAACCATTATTGCATTCCGAAATCCGAATCCATATGCAGTAGATCGGTCACGAAGTCTAAAGCTTCAGTTGAGGCATCTCGTACACCGTAGTCTCGCTAAATTATCTGCTCGTCGATCATCTAAAGTAATCTTTGTATCTGAATATTTCCAGAACCTCGTACAATCATCTATTGACATTGATTCTGAAAAGTGTACCTTAATATACCACGGTATTGATGTAGATATGTTTTCTGAGCCTATTGTGCCACAAGATGACAAGGTGAAAAACATAGCTAATAAAGAACCTGGGTATATATTATGTGTATCGACGATATATCCTCATAAAAACTACGAAGCCCTAATTAACGGCTTTGCCAAACTTCCGACGGATCTGCAAAAAAAACACCCACTTGTTATTGCTGGAGGCACACCAAAACCGTCATATTTCAATTCATTAATGGATTTGGTTCAGGAACATGGTATTGGGGATGATATCGTCTTTTTAGGTCGCATAGATTACCAAGCTATACCATATCTGTTTTCTCATGCTACTGTCTCAGTATTACCTTCAAAACTAGAGACCTTTGGACATCCATTAGTGGAATCAATGGCTGCGGAAACCCCGGTAATAGCTTCAAGAACAAGTGCTATTCCTGAGATCGTTGACGACGCAGCACTTCTATTTGATCCAGATGATCCAACAGATCTCATGAAAAGTCTTGAGAAAATACTCACAAGTGAAGAACTACAAGAACAGTTAGCTAAAGATGGAAAACATCGGGCACGGGACTTTTCCTGGGAAAAAACAGTTAAAGACACCCATAAACTATTCCAATCAGTTGTATAG
- a CDS encoding phenylacetate--CoA ligase family protein — translation MPYYHNIELSHDDPFLNLKEFPIVDKDLLRENKYEFKSESLNPKSTHNVTTGGTSGKPFSFLLDDSAYGAEWAFIMHGWRRVGYSPGDQMITFKGNNYENTDREKYWEYNPIYNTYEFSPFHLNSNTIDHYIQKIQNINPDYIHGYPSAITKFAKLSQDNSKHLPNITAVLAASENVYQTQREIIEDTFNTRLFSHYGQSEKVALAAECEYSNDYHFYPQYGVTEILDDDGQEVSIGERGEIVATGFLNKSMPFIRYRTGDYAIKGSVGDCPCGREYRTVESLQGREEKERTIFIDESNEVPIHTIYYTMHGSTLDGVSSIQFYQENPGEITIRIEPHSDSTAVDPDEIIDDLQGKLGEDFNIEINFVESIDLTESGKKKLLIQEYE, via the coding sequence GTGCCCTATTACCATAATATCGAATTATCTCATGATGATCCCTTTCTAAATCTCAAAGAATTTCCGATTGTAGACAAAGACTTACTCAGGGAAAATAAATATGAATTTAAGTCCGAATCACTTAATCCGAAAAGCACGCATAACGTAACTACAGGAGGTACCTCAGGTAAACCCTTTTCATTTCTTTTGGATGATTCCGCATACGGCGCCGAATGGGCGTTCATTATGCATGGATGGCGACGAGTAGGATACTCTCCTGGAGACCAGATGATCACTTTCAAAGGAAACAATTATGAAAACACCGATAGAGAAAAATATTGGGAATATAATCCAATATATAATACTTATGAGTTTTCCCCTTTCCATTTGAATTCAAACACCATAGATCACTATATACAAAAAATCCAAAATATAAATCCTGACTACATTCATGGATATCCCTCTGCAATCACTAAGTTCGCAAAATTATCTCAAGATAATTCAAAACACCTGCCAAATATTACTGCTGTCTTGGCAGCATCTGAAAATGTCTATCAAACACAGCGCGAGATAATTGAAGATACGTTCAATACAAGATTGTTTTCGCACTATGGACAATCTGAGAAAGTCGCACTTGCCGCAGAATGTGAGTACTCAAATGACTACCACTTTTATCCACAGTATGGGGTTACAGAAATTTTGGATGATGATGGACAAGAGGTCTCGATCGGAGAACGAGGAGAAATCGTTGCTACAGGATTCTTGAATAAGTCAATGCCATTCATTCGATATCGAACAGGGGACTATGCAATCAAAGGATCAGTTGGAGACTGCCCTTGCGGACGTGAGTATCGAACCGTGGAATCCCTCCAAGGACGAGAGGAGAAAGAAAGAACTATCTTCATTGACGAATCAAACGAGGTGCCAATACATACTATCTATTATACAATGCATGGAAGTACTCTTGATGGAGTGAGCTCGATCCAGTTCTATCAGGAAAATCCTGGCGAAATCACCATTAGGATTGAACCACACAGTGATTCAACTGCCGTAGATCCTGATGAAATTATTGATGATTTACAAGGAAAGCTTGGCGAGGATTTCAATATTGAAATAAATTTCGTGGAAAGTATAGATTTAACTGAGTCAGGAAAGAAGAAACTTCTAATTCAAGAATATGAGTGA
- a CDS encoding bi-domain-containing oxidoreductase — protein MRQLQQNFDSGELELVEVPDPRVSSNGVLVDTRYSLVSAGTEQMLIDLAKKSLLGKAKERPDLVKQAIEKARRDGLQATYRSVKSRLDKPLPLGYSCSGRVINVGDDVTGLSVGDRVACGGAEYATHAEVNHVPENLCVQVPDSVELRDAAFTTVGAIALQGIRRLDPTPGEKIAVIGLGLVGRLTTQLLSAYGHPVFGIDIDPSKVEEATELTTGAVIGVDDVEQVAEAFSGGPGVDGVIIAAATDSAQPVEMAGDIVRERGRVSVVGDVGMDIPREQYYEKELDFRVSRSYGPGRYDREYEEKGHEYPIGHVRWTENRNMAEFVRLLEEGRVNLDNLVSHTFPFNDALEAYDLILDGGDYTGIVLKYESRHRKQNRRLDLESVSKRPMSGQLSVGMIGAGNFATSTLLPTISKIDDLSITAVASATGISGKTVGEKYDAEYVTTDYEEIIEDESIDLVVVATRHNLHAEIAVKALEAGKDVHVEKPPALDREELQAVVDAEQASCGRLMVGYNRRFSEPARKIKDQLSSRSAPFMAQYRINAGPVPSDHWTIDPEEGGGRIVGEVCHFVDLLQFFSGSDPERVYAVGPNIPNDSPTPQNVQSIIKFQDGSTGTITYTTLGKESEGKESIEIFHQGETFRINDFKTGRLGLGQSKGFETEFQKFADAIQNGLSAPIPIRDIVESSLLTFAIQDSMMTDTPTEIDREL, from the coding sequence ATGCGGCAACTCCAGCAGAACTTTGACAGCGGCGAGTTGGAACTTGTCGAGGTTCCAGACCCGCGTGTCTCCTCGAACGGAGTTCTTGTCGACACTCGGTATTCACTTGTTAGTGCCGGAACCGAGCAGATGCTGATCGATCTGGCAAAAAAGAGTCTCTTAGGAAAAGCCAAAGAACGTCCAGACCTCGTGAAACAGGCTATTGAAAAGGCTAGAAGAGATGGACTTCAGGCCACGTATCGATCGGTGAAATCCCGCCTTGACAAGCCCCTTCCTCTCGGTTACAGTTGCTCCGGGCGGGTGATCAACGTCGGCGACGATGTGACGGGTCTCTCGGTCGGAGATCGCGTCGCCTGCGGTGGTGCTGAATACGCGACTCACGCAGAGGTCAACCACGTCCCGGAGAACCTCTGTGTCCAGGTCCCCGACTCGGTTGAGCTCCGAGATGCGGCCTTCACGACGGTTGGAGCGATCGCGCTGCAGGGGATTCGCCGGCTCGACCCGACGCCGGGTGAGAAGATCGCGGTGATCGGGCTCGGTCTGGTCGGTCGACTCACAACACAGCTATTGTCCGCCTATGGTCATCCTGTGTTTGGAATCGATATCGATCCGTCGAAGGTCGAGGAAGCGACGGAACTCACAACAGGGGCCGTAATCGGAGTTGACGATGTGGAACAGGTGGCGGAAGCGTTCAGTGGTGGTCCAGGTGTCGACGGCGTGATCATCGCGGCGGCAACGGATTCGGCTCAGCCAGTAGAGATGGCCGGCGATATCGTCCGAGAGAGGGGACGGGTTTCTGTCGTCGGTGACGTGGGGATGGACATTCCAAGAGAGCAGTATTACGAGAAGGAACTGGATTTCCGCGTCTCTCGCTCGTACGGCCCCGGCCGGTATGACCGGGAGTACGAGGAGAAAGGACACGAGTATCCGATCGGACACGTCCGGTGGACGGAAAACCGAAATATGGCAGAGTTCGTCCGGCTCCTTGAGGAAGGTAGGGTCAATCTCGATAATCTTGTCTCCCACACTTTCCCGTTCAACGACGCACTGGAAGCGTACGACCTGATACTAGACGGTGGTGATTATACTGGTATCGTGCTAAAATACGAGTCACGGCATAGGAAACAGAATCGACGGCTCGATCTCGAATCAGTTTCAAAGCGCCCCATGAGTGGGCAGCTATCGGTCGGGATGATTGGAGCCGGGAACTTTGCGACCAGTACATTGTTACCAACAATCTCGAAGATCGATGATTTGAGCATCACGGCAGTTGCTTCAGCGACGGGGATAAGTGGAAAGACAGTCGGAGAGAAGTACGATGCCGAGTACGTCACAACAGACTATGAGGAAATCATCGAAGACGAGTCAATCGATCTCGTAGTAGTTGCGACGCGGCACAATCTTCACGCGGAAATCGCCGTCAAAGCGCTTGAAGCAGGGAAAGATGTTCACGTCGAGAAACCCCCAGCACTGGATCGGGAAGAGTTGCAAGCGGTCGTCGACGCAGAGCAAGCATCCTGTGGGCGGCTTATGGTTGGCTATAACCGACGGTTTTCTGAACCAGCGAGAAAAATCAAAGATCAGCTTTCGAGTCGGAGTGCACCCTTCATGGCACAATACCGTATCAATGCTGGGCCTGTTCCATCTGATCACTGGACGATCGATCCCGAAGAGGGAGGCGGCCGTATCGTCGGAGAAGTATGTCACTTCGTGGATCTTCTTCAATTCTTTTCGGGATCTGATCCTGAGCGAGTGTATGCTGTCGGGCCAAACATTCCTAATGATTCGCCAACCCCGCAGAACGTACAATCGATCATCAAGTTCCAGGACGGTTCAACTGGAACGATCACGTATACAACATTGGGCAAGGAATCAGAAGGAAAAGAGTCTATTGAGATATTTCATCAGGGAGAGACATTTAGAATTAATGACTTCAAGACTGGTCGTCTCGGGTTAGGTCAATCAAAAGGATTTGAAACCGAATTTCAAAAGTTTGCTGATGCGATTCAAAATGGATTATCGGCACCTATTCCGATACGAGATATCGTTGAATCTTCGCTCTTGACGTTCGCGATCCAGGATTCGATGATGACCGACACACCGACGGAAATTGATCGAGAATTATAA
- a CDS encoding heparinase II/III family protein has product MTDYLTLLGTALNKQPRQLFGIITRTAKSSVLSRLPIDVDARYETRIPKDFTPRTEPIRQNTVRLQESTAEKRDEYAREAEVAIGGEITFLNETVSFEGGKAVSVDAPRVLEQSLHWKLKCWGFEHLEPVWLSSHDPSKISDDDIAVHRAWLDDWIGDHPIATDTRYLRRYWMPHSVCLRILNWARYDSLFAEHLDKEFRKEIRRFVYKNAVFLSDNVEHGVGGNHLVENAVALVVAGVYADEPTLWKQGRRIFERAAETQFFKDGGHIERSPMYHLIVCQRFLTAVDLLESIGDGSEKIRSAANDGIEFLERLQPPDDRIPLFNDSVFGEALPLSSCLAYAKSVGIEASLDHNKQTHEKSLPESGFYWFGNDDTRLLVAAHEITVPHLPGHAHVHPGQVCLWVDGKRVLTDTGVFEYAAGPRRQRARSVRSHNTVQVGDTEPVRLASSFWLLGSFGPEVEYQKNNRLRMAYEIGGIGRPRYEHERQIESESDRWRITDQINSEEGPVVSRFHVHPECETYFDQNNECVTIEDANGTPIVEVEIFDYAEVDIDTAPYYPEYGEAQSRPVIVVSRETPGTYGVHLSELD; this is encoded by the coding sequence ATGACAGATTACTTAACGCTCCTCGGGACTGCACTCAATAAACAGCCGAGACAGTTGTTTGGAATCATAACTCGTACTGCCAAGTCGTCAGTGTTGTCACGCTTGCCGATAGATGTCGACGCTCGGTACGAAACTCGGATTCCCAAGGATTTCACGCCCCGTACTGAGCCGATTCGTCAAAATACCGTTCGTCTCCAGGAGAGCACCGCTGAGAAGCGAGATGAGTACGCGAGGGAGGCAGAAGTAGCTATCGGCGGGGAAATCACGTTCCTCAACGAAACGGTATCGTTTGAGGGTGGGAAAGCCGTGTCAGTAGATGCGCCGAGAGTGCTAGAGCAGTCGCTTCACTGGAAGCTCAAGTGCTGGGGGTTCGAGCATCTCGAGCCGGTTTGGTTGTCGTCTCACGATCCTTCAAAGATTTCTGACGACGATATTGCAGTCCATCGGGCGTGGCTCGATGACTGGATAGGCGACCATCCGATCGCCACCGACACCCGGTATTTAAGACGATACTGGATGCCTCACTCGGTCTGTCTCCGCATCCTAAATTGGGCGCGGTACGATTCCTTGTTCGCAGAGCATCTCGACAAAGAATTTCGCAAGGAAATCCGGCGATTCGTTTACAAGAACGCAGTCTTCCTCTCGGACAACGTTGAACACGGAGTGGGAGGGAACCATCTCGTTGAGAATGCCGTTGCGCTCGTTGTAGCCGGAGTGTACGCCGACGAGCCGACCTTGTGGAAGCAGGGGCGTCGGATCTTCGAACGGGCTGCCGAGACCCAGTTCTTCAAAGACGGTGGGCATATCGAACGAAGTCCGATGTATCACCTTATCGTTTGCCAGCGGTTCCTAACGGCAGTGGATCTGCTGGAGTCAATTGGCGACGGATCCGAGAAAATTCGGAGTGCCGCAAACGACGGAATTGAGTTCCTAGAACGGCTTCAGCCGCCGGATGATCGGATACCTCTTTTCAACGATTCCGTGTTCGGGGAGGCACTTCCCCTTTCGTCGTGTCTTGCATATGCGAAAAGTGTTGGAATTGAGGCCAGTTTGGATCACAATAAGCAGACGCACGAGAAATCACTCCCAGAATCAGGATTTTACTGGTTCGGAAATGACGACACTCGCCTGCTCGTCGCTGCGCATGAGATAACGGTTCCACATCTTCCTGGGCATGCTCACGTTCATCCCGGACAGGTCTGTCTGTGGGTGGACGGCAAGCGGGTATTAACGGACACGGGTGTGTTCGAATACGCGGCCGGTCCCCGTAGACAACGTGCTCGAAGCGTTCGGAGTCATAACACGGTCCAGGTCGGCGACACAGAGCCAGTTCGACTAGCATCTTCGTTCTGGTTGTTGGGAAGTTTCGGTCCGGAAGTAGAGTATCAGAAGAATAACCGCCTACGAATGGCTTACGAAATTGGCGGTATCGGTCGACCGAGGTATGAACATGAACGGCAGATTGAATCAGAATCGGATCGATGGCGTATTACTGATCAGATCAACTCCGAGGAGGGACCGGTTGTAAGTCGTTTTCACGTTCACCCCGAGTGTGAAACCTATTTTGACCAAAATAACGAATGTGTTACTATAGAAGATGCTAACGGAACACCGATAGTGGAAGTAGAGATATTCGATTACGCCGAAGTCGACATCGATACAGCTCCGTACTATCCGGAATATGGTGAGGCACAGTCTAGACCGGTGATTGTAGTGTCTCGAGAGACCCCGGGAACATATGGAGTTCATCTTTCGGAACTGGACTGA
- a CDS encoding nucleotide sugar dehydrogenase, whose translation MTDNGPTICVHGLGYVGLPTAAMFANSGYEVAGFDADPDHRQKLEYKQFSFEEPDLERFVSRALDDGLSIVGDPEPADFHVVCVPTPYDRDLDRTDLSYVEAAGEAVAELLQPGDAVVLSSTVPPGTTAGRLREVIERSGLSASEDVLLGYSPETVLPGNTLTELRGNDRLIGTVGGRSPDRLVALYDSFVSGDIRTTNATTAEFVKLIQNAYRDVNIAFANEVAKLSHEFGIDSRESIALANEHPRVDILHPGPGVGGHCIPIDPLFLTHGNDVPMLIETARTVNDGMVGFIEQLLEAALGELEGTTVTLLGVAYKGGVSDIRETPSLVIAEQLREKGVDDVRLTDPYVDGNDVEYELFSIKGGLDGADAAVLVTDHPDYGALSPEAFASRMQGKVMIDTRAMLDRDRWERTGFDVYQV comes from the coding sequence ATGACAGACAACGGTCCAACCATATGTGTCCATGGCCTCGGGTATGTCGGGTTGCCAACGGCGGCGATGTTTGCGAACTCCGGCTACGAGGTCGCCGGGTTCGACGCCGATCCAGATCACCGACAGAAGCTCGAGTACAAGCAATTCTCGTTCGAGGAACCAGACCTCGAACGTTTTGTCAGCCGCGCACTCGATGACGGTCTATCGATAGTTGGTGATCCAGAGCCGGCGGATTTCCACGTGGTTTGCGTGCCGACACCCTACGATCGGGACCTCGATCGAACCGATCTTTCGTATGTCGAGGCAGCGGGAGAGGCGGTCGCAGAGTTGCTGCAACCGGGGGACGCGGTGGTTCTCTCTTCGACGGTCCCACCTGGGACGACAGCAGGTCGACTTCGAGAAGTCATCGAACGTTCGGGGTTATCGGCATCTGAGGATGTTTTGCTAGGATACAGTCCAGAGACTGTGTTACCTGGGAATACGCTGACAGAGCTCCGTGGGAATGATCGGCTAATTGGTACTGTCGGTGGTCGGTCTCCGGATCGGCTCGTCGCGCTGTATGACTCCTTCGTTTCGGGAGATATCCGAACGACAAATGCTACTACTGCGGAGTTTGTCAAGCTCATCCAGAACGCTTATCGGGATGTCAATATCGCGTTTGCAAATGAAGTAGCAAAGCTATCCCACGAATTCGGAATCGATTCGCGAGAATCGATCGCGCTCGCGAACGAACACCCGCGTGTAGACATTCTTCATCCTGGTCCCGGCGTCGGGGGACACTGTATCCCGATTGATCCATTGTTCTTGACACACGGCAACGACGTCCCGATGTTGATCGAGACTGCCCGAACAGTAAACGACGGGATGGTCGGGTTCATTGAACAGTTGCTGGAAGCAGCGCTCGGTGAACTGGAAGGGACGACGGTGACGCTACTTGGTGTCGCTTATAAAGGTGGCGTGTCGGATATTCGAGAAACCCCGTCACTCGTGATCGCCGAACAGTTGCGTGAGAAGGGGGTCGACGACGTTCGGTTGACGGATCCGTACGTCGACGGCAACGATGTCGAGTACGAGCTATTCTCGATCAAGGGGGGTCTGGATGGGGCCGATGCTGCCGTACTCGTGACGGATCATCCTGACTATGGTGCGCTCTCTCCAGAGGCTTTCGCAAGTCGAATGCAGGGAAAGGTGATGATAGATACTCGCGCTATGTTGGATCGGGATCGATGGGAAAGGACCGGATTCGACGTGTATCAGGTATAG